In Flavobacterium sp. CS20, a single window of DNA contains:
- a CDS encoding RNA polymerase sigma factor yields MDIEEEKELISRLCSENQSDSAFTELVELYKEQLYWHIRYLLKNHEDTDDVLQNVFIKIYKNIKKFKGDSRLYSWMYRIAKNESLTFLKKRSKMLKISDEELQTHIVDNLKSDVYFEGDQIQLKLHKAISTLPEKQKEVFQLRYFEEMKYQDMAELLQTSESALKSNYHHASKKVEQYLKSN; encoded by the coding sequence ATGGATATTGAAGAAGAAAAAGAATTAATTTCAAGATTGTGTTCTGAAAATCAGTCTGATTCTGCTTTTACAGAATTGGTAGAATTGTATAAAGAACAACTGTATTGGCATATCCGTTACTTGCTCAAAAATCACGAAGATACCGATGATGTTTTACAAAACGTTTTTATTAAGATTTATAAAAACATCAAAAAATTTAAAGGCGATAGCCGATTGTATTCTTGGATGTATCGCATCGCCAAAAATGAATCGCTTACATTTTTAAAAAAACGATCTAAGATGTTGAAAATTAGCGATGAAGAATTGCAAACTCACATTGTTGATAATTTAAAAAGCGATGTGTATTTTGAAGGGGATCAAATTCAGTTAAAACTACACAAAGCCATAAGCACTTTACCAGAAAAACAAAAAGAGGTTTTTCAACTCAGATACTTTGAAGAAATGAAATATCAAGACATGGCTGAGTTATTACAAACTTCAGAAAGTGCTTTAAAATCTAATTATCACCATGCTTCAAAAAAAGTAGAGCAATACCTAAAATCAAATTAA